In Amphiura filiformis chromosome 2, Afil_fr2py, whole genome shotgun sequence, one DNA window encodes the following:
- the LOC140135906 gene encoding carbohydrate sulfotransferase 1-like: MMFPWKLKKKRMLFMVLLLIAGTFCFLNSPLDKAIIAKRPHKVIEHIRNHEWTLITSNKTRHKTNSTVNLKAKPLRVIIVTQMRSGSSFTGELFNHNDDFFYLFEPLSDLAPKFLGNGTTENIHTYIERPLVDLIQCNFKDLPGMWWNINGFTALHQCAYSRQIQATPLCNLSKPIKNSVSLSKKENPIHILENLCYGKKHVALKVIKLENINYLENIFKNVSMDVKIIHLVRDPRGTFNSRNKLCDILPHEKYCRNVSYCCARLERNTNIWLDTPMWLQNKYMLIRYEDLAMEPLLYAEKIYNFLNIQLPNSVRDWINGHTQSNYGDEWSHTRNSSQVATRWRNELSLSSVLDIQSRCQLVMNRLGYKTVTTEEMLRNWNYSVLEPLKS; the protein is encoded by the coding sequence ATAAAGCAATCATTGCAAAGAGACCACACAAAGTCATCGAGCATATACGTAACCATGAATGGACATTGATAACTTCCAATAAGACGAGGCATAAAACCAACTCAACTGTAAATCTAAAGGCGAAACCATTAAGAGTTATAATAGTGACTCAAATGAGATCCGGATCCTCTTTTACTGGAGAGCTTTTTAATCACAATGACGATTTCTTTTATCTGTTTGAGCCGCTCTCTGATTTGGCACCAAAGTTTTTGGGAAACGGAACAACGGAAAATATTCATACCTATATTGAGCGCCCACTGGTCGATCTTATTCAATGCAATTTTAAAGACCTCCCGGGAATGTGGTGGAATATTAATGGTTTCACCGCATTACATCAATGTGCATACAGCAGACAAATACAAGCTACGCCGCTATGTAACctcagtaaaccaatcaaaaattcTGTGTCTCTAAGCAAAAAAGAAAATCCTATTCACATTCTGGAAAACCTCTGCTACGGTAAAAAGCATGTGGCATTGAAAGTCATCAAATTGGAAAATATCAACTAtctggaaaatatattcaaaaatgtatcTATGGATGTCAAAATCATTCATCTAGTTCGGGATCCACGAGGAACATTTAATTCTAGAAATAAGTTATGTGACATCCTTCCTCATGAGAAATACTGCCGTAACGTATCTTATTGTTGTGCGCGACTTGAACGAAATACAAACATTTGGTTAGACACACCTATGTGGCTACAAAACAAGTATATGTTGATAAGATATGAAGATCTTGCGATGGAACCACTGCTCTATGCTGAGAAAATTTACAACTTTCTAAACATTCAGCTGCCAAACTCTGTTAGAGATTGGATCAATGGACACACCCAAAGTAATTATGGCGATGAATGGTCACACACACGGAATTCCAGTCAAGTAGCCACTAGATGGAGGAATGAGCTTAGCCTAAGCAGCGTTTTGGACATACAGTCGCGATGTCAACTAGTTATGAATAGACTTGGGTATAAAACTGTGACAACTGAAGAAATGTTGCGAAATTGGAATTATTCTGTATTAGAGCCTTTGAAATCTTAA